In a genomic window of Methanosarcina horonobensis HB-1 = JCM 15518:
- a CDS encoding glycosyltransferase family 4 protein: MYGQVKASILLIKISRGVDFWFFFGGQRSVVPIIAAKLLNKKVIIVMAGSAIRDSSFSQDNFLEVIKMLSSTCLSLADKIVIYSPNLIPEWDLESYRHKIVIAHRHFLDFETFTVTTPISNRSPLIGYIGRLSGEKGIQHFAKALPAIFIDRQDLHVLIGGDGELKDSIAVSLQEEELTARVDLPGWISHDDLPKYLNQLHLLVLPSYTEGLPNIMLEAMACGTPVLATPVGAIPDVIINGKTGFFMDNNSPECIAENVIQALNSPDLEQIAEAGRRFVEKNFTFGSVVERWKEVLEEI, translated from the coding sequence TTGTATGGACAAGTAAAGGCATCAATACTATTGATTAAAATTTCAAGAGGAGTTGATTTTTGGTTCTTTTTTGGAGGACAACGTTCGGTTGTTCCCATAATTGCGGCAAAGTTGTTGAACAAGAAAGTTATTATTGTGATGGCCGGATCAGCCATAAGGGACTCATCATTCTCCCAAGATAACTTTCTGGAAGTTATAAAGATGTTATCGTCAACTTGTCTCTCACTAGCAGATAAAATCGTCATTTACTCACCAAATCTTATCCCGGAGTGGGACCTTGAGTCCTATCGCCACAAAATTGTCATCGCCCACCGCCACTTCCTAGATTTCGAGACCTTCACCGTCACCACTCCAATTTCCAACCGCTCTCCTCTAATCGGCTACATCGGCCGGCTGAGCGGAGAAAAAGGCATCCAGCACTTTGCCAAGGCTCTTCCCGCCATCTTCATCGACCGGCAGGATCTCCATGTGCTCATTGGTGGGGATGGGGAATTAAAGGATTCGATCGCCGTCTCCCTGCAGGAAGAAGAGCTTACCGCCCGCGTCGATCTTCCGGGCTGGATCTCACACGATGATCTCCCCAAATACCTGAACCAGCTCCACCTTCTCGTCCTCCCTTCCTACACTGAAGGGCTCCCGAATATCATGCTCGAGGCGATGGCTTGCGGGACCCCAGTGCTTGCGACACCAGTCGGGGCGATACCTGATGTTATAATAAATGGCAAGACAGGATTTTTTATGGATAATAACTCGCCCGAGTGTATCGCGGAGAATGTGATCCAGGCGCTGAATTCCCCCGATCTGGAGCAGATCGCGGAAGCCGGGAGACGATTTGTGGAGAAGAATTTTACGTTCGGAAGTGTGGTTGAAAGGTGGAAGGAAGTGCTTGAAGAGATCTAA
- a CDS encoding glycosyltransferase family 4 protein, producing the protein MEKINLNICLLLPDYFSEEMPARPAITEIYGKHLSLNHNITWICPSKKLYTQLFDLQKYEQVNVYSISHPICLGLMSKSFNFIMYYYKLYKLMAVLFTKENFDIIQVRNDVFSALIAIYFKNKYRIPFVFQYSFPIDAFKFRKRNIYYFFGILQNYLQKYILKNADLIFPISEWMEFKLIKGGISKSKMVPLPMGVNPELFDFNIDGSKIRERYGLTDYKVLLYVGSMDKLRSLDPIIHAFSLIRKTNLDTKLLMVGDGNDRSHLEELSVKFGVSQYIIFTGKVSYFEIPYYISSADICLSPIRPLDIYKVSSPTKLFESMVMRKPVVANKEIQEQREVLEVSNGGILVEFQAESFASGIIRLLKNPDIAKAMGEKGYRWVIENRSYESMAYNVEKEYFKLLKSYGVSQS; encoded by the coding sequence ATGGAAAAAATAAACCTTAACATATGTCTTCTATTACCTGACTATTTTAGTGAAGAGATGCCTGCCAGGCCTGCGATTACTGAAATATATGGGAAGCATCTATCCCTTAATCATAATATTACTTGGATATGTCCCTCAAAAAAATTATATACACAATTGTTCGATCTACAGAAATACGAGCAAGTTAATGTTTATTCAATATCTCATCCAATTTGTCTTGGATTAATGTCGAAATCTTTTAACTTTATTATGTACTATTACAAATTGTACAAGCTTATGGCTGTATTATTCACAAAAGAGAATTTTGATATTATTCAAGTAAGAAATGATGTTTTCAGTGCCTTAATTGCTATATATTTCAAAAACAAATATCGTATACCATTTGTGTTTCAATATTCATTCCCAATAGATGCTTTCAAATTTAGAAAAAGAAACATCTATTACTTTTTTGGAATTCTTCAAAATTACCTTCAAAAGTATATACTAAAAAATGCAGATCTTATCTTTCCAATAAGCGAATGGATGGAGTTTAAGTTAATAAAAGGGGGAATCTCCAAATCGAAAATGGTGCCACTTCCAATGGGTGTGAATCCAGAACTATTCGACTTTAATATAGATGGTTCAAAGATAAGAGAAAGATACGGTTTAACTGACTATAAAGTTCTTCTTTATGTAGGGTCCATGGATAAACTACGATCACTTGATCCAATAATTCATGCTTTTTCACTCATTAGGAAAACAAATTTAGACACAAAGTTGTTAATGGTTGGTGATGGAAATGATAGATCTCATCTCGAAGAATTATCTGTAAAATTTGGAGTCAGTCAATATATCATATTTACTGGAAAAGTCTCTTATTTCGAAATCCCTTATTATATTTCATCTGCAGATATATGTTTATCGCCGATTAGACCTTTGGACATTTATAAAGTAAGTTCTCCTACAAAATTATTTGAATCAATGGTCATGCGTAAGCCTGTTGTTGCAAATAAGGAAATTCAGGAACAAAGAGAAGTTCTCGAAGTAAGTAATGGTGGAATTCTAGTTGAATTCCAGGCGGAATCTTTTGCTAGTGGAATAATCAGATTATTAAAAAATCCTGACATTGCAAAAGCTATGGGAGAAAAGGGATATAGATGGGTCATAGAAAATAGATCCTATGAATCCATGGCTTATAATGTAGAAAAAGAATACTTCAAACTTTTAAAATCTTACGGAGTGTCACAATCTTGA
- a CDS encoding asparagine synthase-related protein, giving the protein MSGIFGFFDQNFNENLMNSFLYLIKNTEYCITDKILNHLCLLGELDISGSKVKESTKVDEDDISIVCCGEIYNEGINNLKLEILRLYKEKQLHSLSNFNGSFAAAIYDHKEGKITLVNDRYGLMKLFYYYDNDHFCFSPKMKPLLAICSDKSLRDDSIVDFFTFGYILGDKTFFKNIHQLPSGSILEYSRNQLKITKYWFYEYDENYDSRSSDELISELGTLWQKAIKRRIQKNDRVLIPLSGGLDSRAILAEVLQITSKENIITFTFGHPGSFDFEIGKLVAKNAGVRNIELGVEMDSFESQYNISIEDIEGLIDATPYIALRGYKEMKKYGANIISGYMGGEIMGSHISSEMLDKTLKSELNYIDAKNIIFNKNSIYNLNDIKLLFNQSCIVVDDLEQSFENTLQDLITRKNYDMANFCSLWDYTQRQNKYIMTTLFRYRGSFKNLTPFLDNDLIDFMLKIPPELRFNKHLYTLMLLKTYPKLFEIPTKNSFGLKLKSHKKLKSLKMAILFSKTKINNASSILINKNIFLNKNKNYIDYDDFLRRNFEYNYYIRSMVFKVRERKYFNKEFIENIWKLHMSGKENYSMLFGLLVTFELFYESYVENNDF; this is encoded by the coding sequence TTGAGTGGAATATTTGGATTTTTTGATCAAAATTTTAATGAAAACTTAATGAATAGTTTTCTTTATTTAATTAAGAATACAGAATATTGTATCACAGATAAGATCCTCAATCATCTATGCCTTTTAGGTGAGTTAGATATATCAGGCTCCAAAGTGAAAGAATCAACAAAAGTTGATGAGGATGACATAAGTATAGTTTGTTGTGGCGAAATATATAATGAAGGTATTAATAATCTTAAATTAGAAATACTTCGATTATATAAAGAGAAGCAATTACATTCACTTTCTAATTTTAACGGTTCATTTGCAGCTGCAATATATGACCACAAAGAGGGAAAAATTACTCTTGTAAATGATAGATATGGTTTAATGAAATTATTTTATTATTATGATAACGATCACTTTTGCTTTAGTCCAAAAATGAAACCGCTTTTAGCAATTTGTTCTGACAAAAGTCTAAGAGATGATTCAATTGTTGATTTTTTCACTTTTGGCTATATTTTAGGTGACAAAACATTTTTTAAAAATATCCATCAATTGCCTTCTGGTTCCATATTGGAATACTCTAGAAATCAGTTAAAAATTACAAAATATTGGTTTTACGAATATGACGAGAATTATGACTCAAGATCCAGTGATGAATTGATTTCTGAACTTGGCACTTTATGGCAGAAAGCTATAAAGCGTAGAATACAAAAGAATGATCGGGTTCTTATCCCATTAAGTGGTGGTCTAGATTCACGTGCTATTTTAGCAGAGGTTTTACAAATAACATCAAAAGAAAATATTATAACATTTACTTTCGGACATCCTGGTAGCTTTGATTTCGAAATTGGAAAACTTGTAGCTAAAAATGCAGGTGTAAGGAATATCGAATTAGGTGTTGAGATGGATTCTTTTGAATCTCAATATAATATTTCAATTGAAGATATCGAAGGGCTTATTGATGCCACACCATATATTGCTCTTAGAGGATATAAAGAGATGAAAAAATATGGAGCGAATATTATTTCAGGGTATATGGGTGGAGAAATTATGGGTTCTCATATTTCTTCAGAAATGTTAGATAAAACGCTAAAATCAGAGTTAAATTATATTGATGCTAAAAATATAATATTTAATAAAAATAGTATATATAATTTAAATGATATTAAATTATTATTTAATCAATCTTGCATTGTTGTTGATGACCTTGAACAATCTTTTGAAAATACACTACAAGACCTAATAACAAGAAAAAATTATGATATGGCTAATTTTTGCTCTTTATGGGATTATACACAAAGACAAAACAAATATATAATGACCACTCTTTTCAGATATCGTGGATCTTTTAAGAATTTGACTCCATTCTTAGATAACGATTTAATTGATTTTATGCTCAAAATTCCGCCTGAATTGAGATTTAATAAACATTTGTATACATTAATGCTCTTGAAAACATATCCCAAATTATTTGAAATCCCCACAAAAAATAGTTTTGGACTGAAACTGAAATCTCACAAAAAATTGAAGTCTCTCAAAATGGCGATCTTATTTTCAAAAACAAAAATAAATAATGCTTCAAGTATTTTGATTAATAAAAATATATTTCTTAATAAAAATAAAAATTATATTGATTATGATGACTTTCTACGGCGGAATTTTGAATATAATTATTACATTCGAAGTATGGTTTTTAAAGTTAGAGAAAGAAAGTATTTTAATAAAGAATTCATTGAAAATATTTGGAAACTGCATATGAGTGGTAAAGAAAATTATTCAATGTTATTTGGTCTATTAGTTACATTTGAGTTGTTTTATGAGTCGTATGTTGAAAATAATGATTTTTAA